In Bradyrhizobium guangxiense, one DNA window encodes the following:
- a CDS encoding LamB/YcsF family protein, which produces MKIDINSDIGEGFGRWRLCDDAALMALISSANVACGFHAGDAVIMTDMAAQARARGVALGAHVGLPDLLGFGRVPMKIDPHDMRKHALYQLGALSAIAKAEGYKVTHAGTHGVFGMMSRETPEYLQLIFDAFKAYDPDIIVPGEPGSPWQAYARKIGLRTVGRIYADRAYEEDGSLVSRKKQGAVINDLDQIAARASQFLNDGTVTAITGKRIKLDAKSILVHSDTPGSVEIAKTLRDTIERGGGQVTPLTELVE; this is translated from the coding sequence ATGAAAATCGATATCAATTCTGACATCGGAGAAGGGTTCGGGCGTTGGCGGCTTTGCGATGACGCCGCTCTGATGGCGCTGATTTCGTCCGCGAATGTGGCCTGCGGTTTTCACGCGGGTGATGCGGTCATCATGACCGACATGGCGGCGCAGGCGAGAGCGCGGGGAGTGGCGCTAGGAGCGCATGTCGGCCTGCCCGATCTACTAGGCTTCGGTCGTGTTCCGATGAAGATTGATCCCCACGATATGCGGAAACACGCACTTTACCAGTTGGGCGCTCTCTCGGCGATCGCCAAGGCTGAAGGTTATAAGGTGACACATGCCGGTACGCATGGCGTCTTTGGCATGATGTCGCGCGAAACACCGGAATATCTTCAGCTCATCTTCGATGCTTTCAAAGCCTATGATCCCGACATCATCGTGCCGGGAGAACCCGGCAGCCCTTGGCAAGCTTACGCGCGGAAGATCGGGTTGCGGACTGTTGGACGAATTTATGCCGACCGGGCCTACGAGGAAGACGGCTCGCTCGTTTCGCGAAAGAAGCAGGGAGCAGTCATCAACGATCTCGATCAAATCGCCGCGAGAGCAAGCCAGTTCTTGAATGACGGCACGGTGACAGCTATCACGGGAAAACGAATCAAGTTGGATGCGAAAAGCATTCTGGTTCATTCAGATACGCCTGGCTCGGTCGAGATTGCCAAGACTTTGCGCGACACGATTGAGAGAGGCGGTGGACAAGTGACGCCACTGACAGAGCTTGTCGAATAG
- a CDS encoding biotin-dependent carboxyltransferase family protein translates to MIEVLQTLPLNSVQDLGRIGQRHHGIARTGAADRVALSVGNILLGNSTEAAGIEVQMGPMRLLFNQQIMVALCGADCQAVLNQRQVAPWSRFAVAPGDELAIGPARMGLRAYLCVPGGIDVPEVLGSRSTYFRQRVGGLEGRMLRVGDKLGALKKSAQPQPELSVLPPDNVLERGLHALAEQDDIVLRVVRAGEYDDFTSRSQQTFWRDPWRVSAQSNRMGYRLDGAELMRTDPGEMRSCPITPGVIQVPPGGRPIVQLVDGNSAGGYPKIGYVIEADLWRVAQARPGSVFRFVECSVTEARKALSEIVKYLDRLGCLIATADNGGVPARISRETEAGMANDENRYQF, encoded by the coding sequence ATGATCGAAGTGCTTCAAACGCTTCCCTTGAATTCTGTGCAGGATTTGGGGCGGATAGGGCAACGTCACCATGGAATTGCCCGAACGGGAGCGGCCGACCGGGTCGCTCTATCGGTGGGCAACATCTTGCTTGGAAATTCCACTGAGGCCGCCGGAATTGAGGTCCAGATGGGTCCCATGCGGTTGCTGTTCAATCAGCAAATCATGGTTGCACTGTGTGGGGCCGATTGTCAGGCCGTTCTCAACCAACGTCAAGTCGCACCATGGTCGCGTTTCGCGGTTGCGCCGGGCGACGAGCTGGCGATTGGACCGGCACGTATGGGGCTTAGAGCCTATCTTTGTGTGCCCGGAGGCATCGACGTTCCCGAGGTGCTGGGATCCCGCAGCACCTATTTCAGGCAACGCGTTGGTGGCCTGGAAGGGCGCATGCTTCGCGTAGGCGACAAGCTAGGCGCTCTGAAAAAGAGTGCGCAGCCGCAACCCGAACTCTCCGTCTTGCCGCCCGACAACGTTCTCGAACGCGGACTTCACGCATTAGCGGAGCAGGACGATATTGTTCTCCGCGTCGTTCGTGCCGGAGAATATGATGATTTCACATCTAGGTCGCAGCAAACGTTCTGGCGTGATCCCTGGAGGGTCTCCGCTCAGAGCAATAGAATGGGCTATCGATTGGATGGCGCCGAACTGATGCGTACCGACCCCGGAGAAATGCGATCATGTCCGATCACGCCCGGGGTGATCCAGGTGCCCCCAGGCGGGCGCCCTATCGTGCAATTGGTCGACGGCAACTCTGCGGGTGGCTATCCGAAAATTGGTTACGTCATAGAAGCCGATCTCTGGCGCGTCGCCCAAGCGCGGCCAGGCAGCGTGTTCCGTTTCGTGGAATGTTCGGTAACCGAAGCGCGTAAGGCTCTATCTGAGATCGTGAAATATTTGGACAGGCTGGGTTGCCTGATAGCGACGGCCGACAACGGCGGCGTACCAGCGCGCATTTCGCGAGAAACCGAGGCAGGGATGGCGAACGATGAAAATCGATATCAATTCTGA
- a CDS encoding carboxyltransferase domain-containing protein has product MCAKLVVLDAPRVSHCGASALLLDAEGPLSLQTQQRIWALDRTVRNWQEVTDAQVGLNSLLIVVDPLTTDTEPLAMRFLAEWNGTTAWSGNGRTLEIGIVYGGAAGRHLREVADRLGVSPSRVAELHSAGNYTVFAPGTGPGFGFLFGLDRRLHLPRRPEPQMVPNGPNLSMAGAQTSLGPPLKPGEEPSLVPSGWYALGHAPASPIPFDFSKTPPNVLDLGDCIRFRIERVET; this is encoded by the coding sequence ATGTGCGCAAAGCTAGTGGTTCTTGATGCACCGAGGGTCAGTCACTGCGGTGCTTCGGCTCTGCTGCTCGATGCCGAAGGGCCACTTTCGTTGCAAACGCAGCAACGCATTTGGGCGTTGGATAGAACGGTCCGGAATTGGCAAGAGGTGACTGACGCGCAGGTGGGATTGAACAGCCTCTTAATCGTTGTCGACCCTTTGACAACGGACACCGAGCCTTTGGCGATGAGATTTTTGGCGGAATGGAATGGAACGACCGCTTGGTCCGGTAATGGCCGCACACTCGAAATCGGGATCGTTTACGGGGGAGCTGCAGGTCGGCACCTGCGCGAAGTTGCCGATCGTCTCGGAGTATCGCCGAGCAGGGTGGCTGAATTGCATTCGGCAGGCAATTACACTGTCTTTGCGCCTGGAACGGGTCCAGGCTTCGGCTTTCTCTTCGGACTGGATAGACGGCTGCACCTGCCACGCCGGCCTGAACCTCAAATGGTACCCAATGGTCCAAATTTGAGCATGGCGGGAGCGCAGACGTCTCTTGGACCGCCGTTGAAGCCGGGGGAGGAGCCTTCGCTCGTTCCAAGCGGCTGGTACGCACTCGGACATGCACCGGCATCGCCCATACCGTTCGACTTCAGCAAAACGCCGCCCAACGTTCTTGACCTGGGAGACTGCATTCGTTTCCGAATCGAACGGGTTGAGACATGA
- a CDS encoding MmgE/PrpD family protein has translation MNEITSSAAEATRSRPPVTAFLADWVTKLRFSDIPTEAVETTKRAFADTLSVTLAGAGEAAASRARQALVDEPGKSLVIGTSLRTTARTAAFLNGVAAHVHDFDDGNATMLGHPSTGMVPALLALADERNVSGEQLITAYVAGMEVGAKIARAMTYQHNANGWHTTSTFGTFAATAASAKLLGLDAQQTRDALGIAASMACGIRQNFGTSTKPVHAGRAAENGVMAAKLALAGIDASPTAIEGHEGFMHLFGDLSVICFEDAMRDMGAPFEVMRINVKLYPVCAMVLPALDVLVEGLRNKELDLADITSVRCGTSYQTLNIMRYDRPESHLQAKFSYSYCVAVALRKGDVTLADFTPDALKDPATRKIMESVEPYVHPDQSTPELFEPLYRAGKAFTEVDVMRRDGSLFKRRKSNYIGSSSDPVSWEHLERKYRACTDGMFDSARSDLILTRFQHLDRLNRVGTPILLGLEELQ, from the coding sequence ATGAACGAGATCACTTCCAGTGCCGCCGAGGCGACGCGATCACGTCCACCCGTGACCGCCTTCCTTGCTGATTGGGTTACGAAACTGCGCTTTTCCGACATCCCGACAGAGGCGGTGGAGACGACCAAGCGCGCTTTCGCAGACACGTTGTCTGTGACGCTTGCGGGCGCAGGCGAGGCGGCCGCAAGCAGGGCGCGTCAAGCTTTGGTCGATGAACCCGGCAAATCGCTGGTTATCGGCACTTCCTTGCGCACGACGGCGAGAACGGCGGCTTTTCTCAATGGTGTGGCAGCTCATGTGCACGATTTCGATGACGGCAACGCGACTATGCTTGGCCATCCATCCACTGGCATGGTTCCGGCGCTTCTTGCGCTGGCCGACGAGCGCAACGTTTCGGGCGAACAACTGATCACCGCGTATGTGGCTGGGATGGAAGTCGGCGCCAAGATTGCGCGGGCGATGACCTACCAACATAATGCCAACGGTTGGCATACGACGTCGACTTTCGGAACCTTCGCAGCGACGGCTGCATCGGCAAAGCTGTTGGGTTTGGACGCGCAGCAGACCAGAGATGCGTTGGGGATCGCCGCCTCGATGGCTTGTGGCATCCGTCAGAACTTTGGAACGTCGACCAAGCCCGTCCACGCCGGCCGTGCTGCCGAGAACGGCGTAATGGCCGCAAAGCTGGCTCTGGCTGGCATCGACGCAAGCCCGACTGCCATCGAGGGTCATGAAGGTTTCATGCACCTATTCGGTGACTTGAGTGTGATCTGTTTTGAAGACGCAATGCGCGACATGGGAGCCCCCTTTGAAGTGATGCGCATCAACGTCAAGCTATATCCGGTTTGCGCGATGGTGCTCCCGGCTCTCGACGTGCTTGTCGAAGGCCTCCGAAATAAAGAGCTTGATCTGGCAGATATAACCTCGGTGCGTTGCGGCACCAGCTATCAAACGCTTAACATCATGCGTTATGATCGGCCTGAAAGTCACTTACAGGCAAAATTTAGCTACAGCTATTGCGTGGCTGTGGCACTGCGAAAAGGCGACGTCACGCTAGCCGATTTCACTCCCGATGCGCTCAAGGATCCCGCGACGCGCAAGATAATGGAGTCGGTTGAACCTTATGTTCATCCAGACCAGAGCACGCCAGAGCTTTTCGAGCCGCTCTACAGAGCCGGAAAAGCCTTTACCGAAGTTGATGTCATGCGGCGAGACGGGAGTCTCTTTAAACGGCGCAAATCCAATTATATCGGCTCCAGCAGCGACCCCGTCAGTTGGGAACATCTGGAGCGGAAATATCGGGCGTGTACTGATGGAATGTTCGATTCCGCCAGGTCGGATCTTATTTTGACACGTTTCCAACATTTGGACAGGCTGAACCGGGTCGGTACACCAATTCTATTGGGCCTTGAAGAGCTGCAGTGA